In Bacteroidota bacterium, a genomic segment contains:
- a CDS encoding PhoH family protein, which yields MFQTQESAGNTTPKRNARAKVKSSKDRKIFVLDTSVILYDHNAINCFQEHDVVIPITVLEELDNFKKGNDMINYEARGFIRILDDLSGKDLMNQWTEINGDSHGKFMVAMGREGHFDANEVFGEQKADHRILNSALAMQKEHPHRKVVMVTKDINLRLKAKSVGLHSEDYTTGKVKDIEKLDNGFSLMEGLNHELIDKIYRTDGIDPSELGLSNVRSNHYFILKNGKSSVLAFYNPISKLIEKVEKRSAYGITPRNAEQAFALHAVLNPNVRLVSLMGVAGTGKTLLALAGAMERRREFRQIYMARPVVPLSNKDIGYLPGDIKSKLDPYMQPLWDNLKFIQSQFKDASPEQKTITEMVESEKLLITPLAYIRGRSLSRIIFIVDEAQNLTPHEVKTIITRAGEETKIIFTGDVRQIDTPYLDSESNGLSYLVDKIKDHPLAAHVTLQRGERSELANLANELL from the coding sequence ATGTTCCAAACCCAAGAATCAGCCGGGAACACCACCCCAAAACGTAACGCTCGTGCAAAAGTCAAATCGAGTAAGGACCGCAAAATTTTCGTGCTGGACACCTCGGTGATCCTTTACGACCACAATGCGATCAACTGCTTTCAGGAACACGATGTCGTGATTCCGATCACCGTCCTTGAGGAATTGGACAACTTCAAGAAGGGCAACGACATGATCAACTACGAAGCGCGGGGATTCATCCGCATTTTGGACGATCTGTCGGGCAAGGATTTGATGAACCAATGGACGGAGATCAATGGGGATTCTCACGGAAAATTTATGGTCGCCATGGGCCGCGAAGGTCATTTTGATGCGAACGAAGTGTTTGGCGAGCAAAAAGCCGACCACCGGATCCTGAACTCCGCCTTGGCGATGCAAAAAGAGCATCCCCATCGCAAGGTGGTGATGGTGACCAAAGACATCAACCTGCGGCTCAAAGCCAAATCGGTAGGCTTGCATTCGGAGGATTATACCACGGGCAAGGTCAAAGACATCGAAAAGCTGGACAATGGCTTCAGTTTGATGGAAGGCCTGAACCACGAATTGATCGACAAAATCTACCGCACCGACGGCATTGATCCCAGCGAATTGGGCCTCTCGAACGTGCGCTCCAACCATTATTTCATCCTGAAAAATGGGAAAAGTTCGGTGTTGGCATTCTACAATCCGATCAGCAAATTGATCGAGAAGGTTGAAAAGCGTTCAGCATATGGCATCACGCCCCGGAATGCAGAGCAGGCCTTTGCCTTGCACGCGGTCCTGAATCCGAATGTGCGTTTGGTCTCGCTCATGGGCGTGGCCGGCACGGGCAAGACCCTGCTCGCCCTCGCGGGTGCGATGGAGCGTCGCCGCGAATTCCGGCAAATTTACATGGCACGCCCCGTGGTGCCGCTCAGCAACAAGGACATCGGCTACTTGCCGGGCGACATCAAAAGCAAGCTCGATCCTTATATGCAGCCGCTTTGGGACAATCTGAAGTTCATTCAGAGCCAATTCAAGGATGCGAGCCCTGAGCAAAAGACGATTACGGAAATGGTGGAAAGCGAAAAATTGCTGATCACGCCACTGGCTTACATTCGCGGCCGCAGCCTCTCCCGTATCATTTTCATCGTCGACGAAGCCCAAAACCTCACGCCGCATGAGGTCAAGACGATCATCACGCGGGCTGGCGAAGAGACGAAGATCATCTTCACGGGCGACGTGCGGCAGATTGATACGCCTTATCTCGACTCCGAATCCAATGGCCTCAGCTACCTGGTCGACAAAATCAAGGACCATCCGCTGGCAGCACATGTGACGCTGCAACGCGGGGAGCGCTCCGAATTGGCCAATCTGGCGAATGAGTTGCTGTAA
- a CDS encoding YceI family protein, protein MKKISYLFVFAMAALFLAVPMTSKAQVWASDGVHSTVMYTVKHVVTPMLGVFKKFNIEITFDPTKPLETKINGTLDASSVVMGMDKLEGHLRSPDFFDVAKYPEWSFQSTGITVNKKVKSKNGYFAAGKLTVRGVTKDVVIPFEFLGSKEDPRGATAGFAAEFTINRVDYGVGQPDGGGMVSNDVKINVMLEMHPKK, encoded by the coding sequence ATGAAGAAGATTTCCTACCTGTTCGTTTTCGCCATGGCAGCGCTCTTTTTGGCTGTTCCAATGACCTCCAAGGCTCAAGTATGGGCAAGCGATGGGGTACACTCCACTGTGATGTACACCGTCAAGCACGTCGTCACACCGATGTTGGGTGTCTTCAAGAAGTTCAACATTGAGATAACCTTCGACCCTACAAAGCCGCTAGAAACCAAAATCAATGGTACGCTGGATGCAAGTTCTGTGGTGATGGGCATGGATAAATTGGAAGGTCATTTGAGAAGCCCAGACTTCTTTGATGTCGCCAAATACCCGGAGTGGTCATTCCAATCCACTGGCATCACCGTCAACAAAAAGGTAAAATCCAAAAATGGCTACTTTGCTGCCGGCAAATTGACGGTACGCGGTGTGACAAAAGACGTGGTAATCCCATTCGAATTTTTGGGCAGTAAAGAAGACCCACGCGGAGCCACCGCAGGGTTTGCCGCTGAATTCACCATCAACCGTGTGGACTACGGCGTGGGCCAGCCAGACGGCGGCGGTATGGTGAGCAACGATGTCAAGATCAATGTCATGCTTGAGATGCATCCTAAGAAATAA
- the sbcD gene encoding exonuclease subunit SbcD: MKILHTADWHLGKRLDRFDRLPEQRQVMDEICRIADAENVDVVLVAGDLYDTFNPPIEATELFYQTLKRLANGGKRPVIAIAGNHDSPDRIEAPDPLARECGIILAGFPHSEVRPFQLESGLAVTHSEPGFLTLTVPGIGYPLRLLLTPYANEGRLRKDLGAERPEAQMRELLEAHWKELAYRHCNDQGVNLLVAHLLVMSQGDEVPDENTAEEKSMGPTSMVYTQNLPEGIQYAALGHIHGYCNMPGGPCPAVYSSSPLTFSFPTRGQNAAPRSKNVVIVEVMPGKPAQYRPVALTSGLPVLRRQFPNPAAAVEWLRENQECYVELSIETENYISAEDRRQIMTAHSRVVGPIPVFTNAERIGAVHGKAIDVSRTREELFQDYFLHSKGVEANAELMDLFREIERKEVSK; encoded by the coding sequence ATGAAAATCTTGCATACAGCAGACTGGCACTTGGGCAAGCGCCTCGACCGCTTTGACCGGTTGCCCGAGCAGCGGCAGGTGATGGACGAAATTTGCCGCATCGCCGATGCCGAAAATGTTGACGTCGTCCTCGTTGCCGGAGATCTTTACGATACCTTCAATCCTCCGATCGAGGCGACCGAATTGTTTTACCAGACCTTGAAGCGCCTCGCCAATGGCGGAAAACGGCCTGTGATCGCCATCGCCGGCAACCACGATTCGCCAGACCGCATCGAGGCACCCGACCCACTCGCCCGTGAATGCGGCATCATTCTGGCAGGATTTCCGCATTCGGAAGTGCGCCCATTCCAACTCGAATCCGGTCTTGCGGTCACCCATAGCGAACCGGGCTTCCTCACGCTCACTGTGCCTGGAATCGGCTATCCGCTGCGGCTCCTGCTCACGCCCTACGCCAACGAAGGCCGTCTCCGCAAAGATCTCGGCGCAGAAAGGCCTGAAGCCCAGATGCGTGAATTGCTCGAGGCGCATTGGAAGGAACTCGCCTACCGGCATTGCAATGACCAAGGCGTGAACCTGCTCGTGGCGCATTTGCTGGTAATGTCGCAAGGAGACGAGGTTCCCGACGAGAATACTGCCGAGGAAAAATCCATGGGTCCGACCTCGATGGTGTACACCCAAAACTTGCCCGAAGGCATCCAATATGCTGCCTTGGGCCATATCCATGGCTATTGCAACATGCCCGGCGGGCCTTGTCCTGCTGTTTATTCGTCGAGTCCGCTCACATTTTCTTTTCCGACGCGTGGTCAAAATGCTGCACCAAGGTCCAAAAATGTCGTGATCGTCGAAGTCATGCCCGGAAAACCAGCGCAATACCGTCCCGTGGCACTCACATCGGGCTTGCCCGTCCTGCGAAGGCAGTTTCCAAATCCGGCGGCAGCGGTCGAATGGCTCCGCGAAAACCAGGAATGTTATGTCGAATTGTCGATCGAAACGGAAAATTATATCAGCGCCGAGGACCGTCGACAGATCATGACGGCCCATTCCAGGGTCGTAGGTCCGATTCCGGTTTTTACCAATGCGGAACGTATCGGCGCAGTTCACGGAAAGGCCATCGACGTGAGCCGTACCCGTGAGGAGCTTTTTCAAGACTATTTCCTGCATTCAAAGGGCGTCGAAGCCAATGCCGAGTTAATGGACTTGTTCCGCGAAATCGAAAGGAAGGAGGTGTCGAAATGA
- a CDS encoding SMC family ATPase, translating into MIPLKLTIKGLYSYREEQVIDFTKLAENHLFGIFGAVGSGKSAILEAMTYALYGETARLGGSDKRSYNMMNLQSQEMLIVFEFKTATNEGESLYQFRVRHTRNSKKFDDVRSPARTASIWKDAEWQPLPTTDAESILKLSYENFIKTIIIPQGKFQEFMHMGETQRTRMLRELFGLDRFELSIPTGQLIKETETALSVLQGQLMSLTETNPEEMAAKEAELLEIGDSLDKEKVHLQLLETAVASIRQLKKLADDRLRIQETLNSLLSKKEEWERREAKANQFQKVVLDFREWINTEKRLTRELELARNAHSKTVSDLELLLPQLKSAREAAVKAKLAWEARGELEAKIKDCTHLEAIRKATDALVAVEERLKKGEALLLTEAQAIKEKKEAKETADSTIATLRQAMPDEAQVNEALAWYQQRRNLQTQLETSNAQGKAIEAERSELLSEQLSLAKAHLGADHTGEMLSVALQTALDQIQAEIQAARLDKEQITHKEGLAAYAVDLAAGNPCPLCGAVHHPAPYHPGEAVEKIKSSELTINALEAKLKPMERALASANAITVRLEEKGKQLSNQQAEAVRIQNLIAEHSKAFLWAQYDSSDATKAESDRLEAAKIKSKIVETESQRSAIDKELETLLGNQERYQAALGKFREDRSQSVGLRDSHLQQRTVFVSESDLQLSLEEIARLSQQLSAELKSIELANTTTQETERNLDLKRVELEQRQLSTNAELVRLEKDAGENQGKIAGMLSASGFASVAEVESILGWNLDLESEQKAVTAFKMELQTAESALAMLVAQAGNEEYNAQKHAETESAILASKVQIDEKTERQSLLREALKRIREELAQRKALEGQQEAQRRRLENLKILERLFVGSGFVKYVSTKYLQELVARADVRFRQLTRNALSLELGTENEFLVRDMLNGGQTRSVKTLSGGQTFQASLCLALALADNVQQHSGSSHNFFFLDEGFGTLDKESLAAVFEALKQLRQENRIVGVISHVEEMQQEIEVYLKVTQTEERGSLVKGSWE; encoded by the coding sequence ATGATTCCATTGAAACTGACCATCAAAGGTTTGTATAGCTACCGTGAAGAACAGGTCATCGACTTCACCAAGCTGGCTGAGAACCATCTTTTCGGCATCTTCGGAGCAGTGGGGAGCGGGAAATCGGCGATTTTGGAGGCCATGACCTACGCCTTGTATGGCGAAACAGCCCGATTGGGTGGCAGCGACAAGCGCTCCTACAACATGATGAACCTGCAATCGCAGGAAATGCTCATCGTCTTCGAATTCAAAACCGCCACCAACGAAGGGGAAAGCCTTTACCAATTCCGCGTCCGACACACGCGCAATTCCAAGAAGTTTGATGATGTACGTTCGCCAGCACGCACGGCCTCCATCTGGAAAGATGCTGAATGGCAGCCACTTCCCACGACCGATGCGGAATCCATCCTGAAACTCTCCTACGAGAATTTCATCAAGACCATCATCATTCCGCAGGGCAAATTCCAGGAATTCATGCACATGGGCGAGACCCAGCGCACGCGTATGTTGCGGGAATTGTTTGGGCTGGATCGCTTCGAATTGTCCATTCCGACCGGGCAATTGATCAAGGAAACCGAAACCGCCCTCTCCGTTTTACAAGGCCAATTGATGTCGCTGACCGAGACAAATCCGGAGGAGATGGCCGCCAAAGAGGCAGAATTACTGGAAATCGGGGATTCGCTGGATAAGGAAAAAGTCCACCTTCAATTACTGGAAACGGCTGTCGCAAGCATTCGGCAACTGAAAAAGCTGGCGGATGATCGCCTTCGAATTCAAGAAACGCTCAATTCATTGCTTTCCAAAAAGGAAGAATGGGAGCGGAGGGAGGCCAAAGCGAATCAATTCCAAAAGGTGGTGCTGGACTTCCGCGAATGGATCAACACGGAAAAGCGCTTGACCCGCGAATTGGAACTTGCCCGAAATGCCCATTCGAAGACCGTTTCCGACCTTGAATTGCTCCTTCCACAACTGAAATCTGCCCGGGAAGCAGCAGTCAAGGCAAAATTGGCATGGGAAGCTCGCGGCGAATTGGAAGCCAAAATCAAGGATTGTACGCATTTGGAGGCCATTCGCAAGGCGACCGATGCCTTGGTTGCCGTAGAGGAACGCCTGAAAAAAGGCGAGGCCTTGCTGTTGACGGAAGCGCAGGCGATCAAGGAAAAGAAGGAAGCCAAGGAAACGGCGGACAGCACCATCGCCACCCTGCGGCAAGCGATGCCCGATGAAGCGCAAGTCAACGAAGCCTTGGCATGGTACCAACAACGCCGCAACCTGCAGACGCAGTTGGAGACATCCAACGCCCAAGGGAAGGCCATTGAAGCGGAGCGTTCGGAACTCTTGTCGGAACAATTGTCCCTTGCCAAAGCGCATTTGGGAGCAGATCACACGGGTGAAATGCTTTCAGTAGCCTTGCAAACGGCATTGGACCAAATCCAAGCGGAGATTCAAGCTGCGCGCTTGGACAAGGAGCAGATCACGCACAAGGAGGGACTTGCAGCCTATGCGGTCGATTTGGCCGCGGGGAATCCATGCCCCTTGTGCGGGGCTGTGCATCATCCGGCGCCCTATCATCCCGGGGAGGCCGTTGAGAAAATAAAATCCAGTGAATTGACGATCAATGCCTTGGAGGCAAAGCTGAAGCCAATGGAGCGTGCACTTGCCTCCGCAAATGCAATTACGGTGAGGCTGGAGGAAAAGGGAAAGCAATTATCCAATCAGCAGGCAGAGGCGGTCCGGATTCAAAATTTGATCGCTGAACATTCGAAGGCATTTCTTTGGGCACAATACGATTCTAGCGACGCGACCAAAGCTGAATCTGACCGGCTTGAGGCTGCCAAAATCAAAAGTAAAATTGTTGAAACCGAATCTCAGCGTTCAGCCATCGACAAGGAGTTGGAGACTTTGCTGGGCAATCAGGAGCGGTACCAAGCAGCTTTGGGGAAGTTTCGGGAAGATAGGAGCCAATCCGTCGGACTCCGCGACAGCCACCTGCAGCAACGTACGGTTTTTGTCTCCGAATCGGATTTGCAGCTGTCATTGGAGGAAATTGCACGGTTAAGTCAGCAATTGAGCGCAGAGCTGAAATCCATCGAACTAGCCAACACGACGACGCAGGAAACCGAGCGCAACTTGGATTTGAAGCGTGTCGAGCTTGAGCAGCGGCAGCTTTCCACCAACGCCGAATTGGTACGTTTGGAAAAGGATGCTGGCGAAAATCAAGGAAAAATCGCTGGAATGCTTTCAGCCTCCGGCTTCGCTTCGGTCGCCGAGGTGGAATCGATTTTGGGCTGGAACCTCGATTTGGAATCCGAGCAAAAAGCCGTCACCGCGTTCAAGATGGAACTCCAAACCGCCGAATCTGCCTTGGCGATGCTGGTCGCGCAGGCTGGCAACGAGGAATACAATGCCCAAAAACATGCCGAAACGGAATCTGCGATCCTGGCATCCAAAGTCCAAATCGATGAAAAAACCGAGCGTCAATCCTTGCTGCGTGAAGCATTGAAGCGCATTCGGGAGGAATTGGCGCAACGCAAGGCGCTCGAAGGGCAACAGGAAGCCCAACGTCGCCGCTTGGAAAACTTGAAGATCTTGGAGCGGCTGTTTGTCGGTTCGGGCTTTGTCAAATACGTTTCGACCAAATATTTGCAAGAGCTTGTGGCGCGCGCAGATGTGCGCTTTCGGCAACTCACCCGAAATGCGCTGAGCCTCGAGCTGGGTACAGAAAACGAATTTCTCGTGCGCGACATGCTCAACGGCGGGCAAACGCGTAGCGTGAAAACACTCAGCGGCGGTCAGACATTTCAGGCGAGCCTTTGTCTGGCGCTTGCCTTGGCCGACAACGTGCAGCAACACAGCGGCAGCAGCCACAACTTTTTCTTTCTGGACGAGGGCTTCGGAACGCTTGACAAGGAGAGCCTTGCGGCAGTCTTTGAAGCTTTGAAGCAACTCCGGCAGGAAAACAGAATCGTCGGCGTGATTTCTCACGTGGAGGAAATGCAACAGGAAATCGAGGTGTATCTGAAGGTCACGCAGACGGAGGAAAGAGGAAGCTTGGTGAAGGGGAGTTGGGAATAG
- a CDS encoding methyltransferase domain-containing protein produces the protein MNSPIQEMWDARYGAPEWAYGTEPNVYFKDKLSGLIPGKILLPAEGEGRNAAFAASRGWSVEAFDLSVEGKNKADRLAADMGRRIEYVVADAMEVSYRPASVDVIAFIYAHFPWEVRKVVYPKLVAALKPGGMVILEAFGKKQLEYQPHQASGGPKDADLLFSLDEIRELFPDFEVLEMLEGEIKLHEGLYHNGQGWVCRFLGVKK, from the coding sequence ATGAATTCACCGATCCAAGAGATGTGGGATGCACGCTACGGCGCGCCGGAATGGGCCTACGGGACCGAACCCAATGTTTATTTCAAGGACAAACTCAGCGGACTCATTCCCGGAAAAATCCTGCTGCCTGCCGAAGGAGAAGGTCGAAACGCCGCCTTCGCAGCTAGCCGCGGATGGTCTGTCGAAGCCTTTGACCTGAGTGTCGAGGGAAAAAACAAAGCGGACAGACTTGCAGCTGACATGGGCCGCCGCATCGAATACGTGGTCGCCGATGCCATGGAGGTCAGCTATCGGCCGGCAAGCGTGGACGTGATCGCATTCATCTACGCGCATTTCCCTTGGGAGGTGCGCAAGGTGGTATATCCCAAACTTGTGGCTGCACTGAAACCGGGCGGAATGGTGATTTTAGAGGCATTCGGCAAAAAACAGCTCGAATACCAGCCCCACCAAGCCTCCGGAGGCCCCAAGGATGCCGACCTGCTCTTTTCCCTCGATGAAATCCGCGAATTGTTCCCGGATTTTGAGGTGCTGGAAATGCTGGAAGGCGAAATCAAGCTCCACGAAGGCCTTTACCACAATGGTCAAGGCTGGGTTTGCAGGTTTTTGGGGGTGAAGAAATAG
- a CDS encoding DUF4349 domain-containing protein, with translation MKYFRISIATAAIAGLLISCSANMDRNNQSFDNSPAPSPGTSTAPSSGSGYYAEESAKMSADEADVKDLVSKNDTELMSSSAATGGPNPDTSHKFIRTADVRFRVNEVRPATFTIEKITAKFGGYVAHTALESVIDNVKQTPISDDSTLITTYYTVSNNMTLRVPAENLDSTLRSLGTLVEYLDYRRINVEDATLRILREKLAARRIAYSNRRLEKAADGSEAKLRDVAAVEEAFFNKQTMADESLLRTLELKDQIELSTITLQIYQRQAWKREMVANEKNIDAYKPGFFHDLGEAIARGWQGLLTLIVGLAHLWPLLIIVLGLVIAIRLIQRRLKK, from the coding sequence ATGAAATATTTCAGAATCAGTATTGCAACGGCCGCTATTGCAGGTTTGCTTATTTCCTGTAGCGCCAACATGGACCGCAACAATCAATCCTTCGACAATTCACCTGCCCCTTCGCCCGGAACCTCAACTGCTCCGAGTTCAGGAAGCGGCTATTACGCAGAAGAATCCGCCAAGATGAGTGCCGATGAAGCCGATGTAAAGGACCTCGTTTCCAAAAACGACACCGAACTTATGTCTTCCTCCGCCGCCACGGGCGGGCCCAATCCTGATACTTCCCACAAATTCATTCGCACGGCAGACGTACGTTTTCGTGTGAACGAAGTCCGTCCGGCAACCTTTACCATCGAGAAAATCACTGCCAAATTCGGAGGATACGTAGCGCATACGGCCTTGGAAAGCGTCATCGACAATGTGAAACAGACCCCCATCAGCGACGACAGCACCCTGATCACGACTTACTACACTGTCAGCAATAACATGACGCTGCGGGTGCCTGCGGAGAATCTTGACAGTACGCTCCGGAGCCTGGGAACCTTGGTCGAATACCTGGACTACCGTCGCATCAACGTCGAGGACGCTACCTTGAGGATCCTCCGCGAAAAGCTCGCCGCCCGTCGCATTGCCTATTCCAACCGCCGTCTCGAAAAGGCCGCTGACGGAAGCGAAGCCAAATTGAGGGATGTTGCTGCGGTGGAGGAAGCTTTTTTCAACAAACAAACCATGGCCGACGAATCATTGCTTCGTACCCTCGAACTCAAAGACCAAATCGAATTGAGCACGATCACCCTTCAAATCTATCAACGTCAAGCCTGGAAACGGGAAATGGTCGCCAATGAGAAGAACATTGATGCCTACAAGCCAGGGTTCTTCCACGATCTGGGTGAGGCGATTGCCCGCGGATGGCAGGGATTGTTGACCCTCATCGTCGGCTTGGCCCATTTGTGGCCCTTGTTGATCATCGTGCTGGGCTTGGTGATTGCAATCCGGTTGATCCAACGTCGACTGAAGAAATAA
- a CDS encoding TROVE domain-containing protein, with the protein MKFNIRTPRAPQVQNHEGAKAWSLSKELELYTAVVTTTLSDKFYETGGERLKRIQNLIKDVDPQFVAKLAVYARESMYLRSIPLVLAVELAKVHQGDDLVSRLVARVIQRADEITELLAFYQHANERKSVKKLGKLSKQLQKGLALAFNKFDEYQFSKYNRDADVKLRDALFLVHPRPKTELQQVLFDKIAADTLDTAYTWETELSRAGQEVQGTEDDKNLAFAKQWEALIDSGKLGYMAMLRNLRNMLQKGISDAHLDKVAAMLSDPKQVAKSKQFPFRFLSAYRELRSETNFRAPQVMEALEAAIRASVVNMKGFGRDTRVLIASDVSGSMQVPVSAKSKVQMYDIGLVLSMLLQSKCERAITSIFGTEFKVVNMPRAEILANTDKMNHYSAQVGWATNGHLVIEHLVKTKTVVDKVMIFTDMQLWNSQGDGGHLGKAWKQYKGMAPGAKLYLFDLQGYGQAPINVLRDDVFMIAGWSDKIFDILHAIENGSNALDEIQKISI; encoded by the coding sequence ATGAAGTTCAACATTCGTACTCCACGTGCCCCACAGGTTCAGAACCACGAAGGCGCAAAGGCTTGGAGCTTGTCCAAGGAATTGGAGCTCTACACTGCGGTCGTGACGACCACGCTCTCTGACAAGTTTTACGAAACGGGTGGTGAACGCCTCAAGCGGATCCAGAATTTGATCAAGGATGTCGATCCGCAATTCGTCGCAAAATTGGCAGTGTATGCACGTGAAAGCATGTACCTCCGTAGCATCCCGCTCGTGCTTGCCGTCGAGCTTGCAAAGGTGCATCAAGGTGACGACTTGGTGAGCCGATTGGTGGCCCGGGTCATCCAACGTGCCGACGAAATCACCGAATTGCTGGCATTCTACCAACATGCCAACGAGCGTAAGTCGGTCAAAAAGCTGGGCAAGCTCAGCAAGCAGTTGCAAAAAGGTTTGGCATTGGCATTCAACAAGTTTGACGAATACCAATTCTCCAAGTACAACCGCGATGCAGATGTAAAACTCCGCGACGCCCTGTTCTTGGTGCACCCACGGCCAAAAACCGAATTGCAACAAGTGCTCTTTGACAAAATCGCAGCCGACACCCTGGACACGGCTTACACTTGGGAAACCGAGTTGAGCCGCGCAGGTCAGGAGGTCCAAGGCACTGAAGACGACAAGAACCTTGCCTTCGCAAAGCAATGGGAAGCCTTGATCGACAGCGGTAAATTGGGTTACATGGCGATGCTTCGAAACCTGCGCAACATGCTCCAAAAGGGCATCTCTGACGCACACCTCGACAAAGTCGCCGCAATGCTCTCCGACCCTAAGCAAGTCGCGAAAAGCAAGCAGTTCCCATTCCGCTTCCTCTCTGCCTACCGCGAATTGCGCAGTGAAACCAACTTCCGTGCACCGCAGGTCATGGAAGCACTGGAAGCCGCAATCCGGGCGTCGGTGGTCAACATGAAGGGCTTTGGTCGCGATACCCGGGTCTTGATTGCAAGCGACGTTTCAGGCTCCATGCAGGTGCCGGTCTCTGCAAAGAGCAAGGTGCAAATGTATGACATCGGTCTGGTGCTGAGCATGTTGCTGCAAAGCAAGTGCGAGCGCGCGATCACGAGCATCTTTGGTACGGAATTCAAGGTGGTAAATATGCCACGCGCTGAGATCCTTGCTAATACTGACAAAATGAACCACTACAGTGCGCAAGTCGGCTGGGCGACGAATGGTCACCTGGTGATCGAGCACCTCGTCAAGACCAAAACGGTCGTCGACAAGGTCATGATCTTCACCGACATGCAACTCTGGAACAGCCAAGGTGATGGCGGTCACCTCGGCAAGGCTTGGAAGCAGTACAAGGGCATGGCGCCTGGCGCAAAGCTCTACCTGTTTGACCTGCAAGGCTACGGCCAAGCACCAATCAACGTGCTGCGTGACGATGTCTTCATGATCGCTGGCTGGAGCGACAAGATCTTCGACATTCTCCATGCTATCGAAAACGGCTCCAACGCGTTGGATGAGATTCAAAAGATCTCCATCTGA